The Burkholderia ambifaria AMMD genome contains the following window.
GCGCGGCGCCGAAGCGGTGGCCGCCGTGGGCGGCGACCCCGGCATCCTGTTCGGCTGCGAGCGCGCGTTCGAGTGCACGGCCGGTTTCGGGGGCGAGCCACGGCGCGCGGCTCGGACGGTCCGGCAGGCGCGTCCACACGACGAAGGCGAGCAGGATCGCCGGAATCCCTTCGACGACGAACAGCCATTGCCAGCCGTGGAAGCCGAGCGTGCCGTCGAGTTCGATCAGCGCGCCGGCCAGCGGCCCGCCGACGATGTTCGCGATGCACACGCCGAGCAGGAAGTAGCCGGTTGCCCGCGCCCGCTGCTCGCGACCGAACCAGTACGTGAGGTACAGCATCACGCCCGGAAACAGTCCGGCTTCGGCGGCGCCGAGCAGCAGGCGCATCACGTAGAACGACGTCGGGCCGCTGACGAACGCCATCGCGACCGACAACGCGCCCCACGTGATCATGATCCGCGTGATCCAGAAGCGCGCGCCGACGCGATGCATGATCAGGTTGCTCGGGATCTCGAACAGCGCGTAGGTCAGGAAGAACAGGCCGGCGCCGAGCCCGTAGGCCGCGGATGAAATGCCGAGATCGACGCCCATCGAGTGCTTCGCGAACGCGATGTTGGTGCGGTCGAGGAAGCTGATCACGTAGGCGGCGATCAGCAGCGGCATGAGCTTGCGGAACAGCAGCCGGTTCAGCGACGCGCTTGCGTCGCCGGTCGCGGAAGGCAGGATCTGGGCGTGTTGAGTGGACATGCGGACGACTCCGGTAAAGGCGAACGGGCGCACACGGCAAGCACGGCGCGCCGCGTTCGGCAGAGGCCGCTGCGTCGCGCGCAGCGGAGGGGCAGACGACGGAGCCGCGCCGGCGGCGCTCGGGCGGGAGCGGGGCGATCAAGGGCGTCCTGGCGCCGGCCGGCTTGGGCCGGCGCCTTGTCTCTGCGCTTGCGGGTCCTGGTGTTGGGCGGGTATCGGGCGCGCCCCGGCGGTCAGAACCGGACCGCGTCGCCGCCCTTGAGATCGAGCATCGCGCGCGCCTCGGCCGGCGTCGCGATCTCCAGCGACAGTCCCTCGAGCACCTGCCGCATCTTCAGTACCTGCGCGGCGCTCGATTCGGCGAGCTGGCCGGGCGCGATCCACAGCGAATCCTCGAGCCCGACCCGCACGTTCGCGCCCTGTGCGGCGCCGATCGTCGCGAGCGGAATCTGGTTGCGGCCCGCGCCGAGAATCGACCACACGTAGTCCTGGCCGAACAGGCGGTCTGCCGTGCGGCGCATGTGCATCAGGTCTTCGGGGTGCGCGCCGATGCCGCCGAGCAGGCCGAACACGCTCTGCACGAAGAACGGCGGCTTCGCGAGCCCGCGGTCGACGAAGTGCGCCAGGTTGTACAGGTGCGAGATGTCGTAGCACTCGAACTCGAACCGCGTGCCGTTCGCGCCG
Protein-coding sequences here:
- a CDS encoding MFS transporter, whose amino-acid sequence is MSTQHAQILPSATGDASASLNRLLFRKLMPLLIAAYVISFLDRTNIAFAKHSMGVDLGISSAAYGLGAGLFFLTYALFEIPSNLIMHRVGARFWITRIMITWGALSVAMAFVSGPTSFYVMRLLLGAAEAGLFPGVMLYLTYWFGREQRARATGYFLLGVCIANIVGGPLAGALIELDGTLGFHGWQWLFVVEGIPAILLAFVVWTRLPDRPSRAPWLAPETGRALERALAAEQDAGVAAHGGHRFGAALRDPQIWLAIFVYFCHQLTIYTVIFFLPGIIGASGHFSPFAVGLLTALPWLAAALGAATLPRFARESHHARRILCGGLIVMAAGMVGAANASPVAGLACVCIAASMFFVVQSIVFTFPASRLAGSALAGGLGLVNTCGLLGGFVGPTVVGAIEQATGNAKNGLTLLTAALVAAAFASLALRHGHERPAVRSQG